Proteins found in one Methylobacterium sp. CB376 genomic segment:
- a CDS encoding HAMP domain-containing protein, with the protein MARFPIPPRGSLFRQYFLVLFAAVAVPLLAAGGSQAWFGYRDQRARLNDLLGAEARTAAARIAHFIDGIENQLAWMVQLPWTEAADERRRVDAMRLLRHAPAVTSFRLIDGAAKERLSVSRIGLNRVESGADASADPAVLGARTGRAWFGPVTYHRNSEPYMTVAVAGNRLAAGVAVAEINLKLILDVVAGIRIGETGQAIVLDRPGRLIAHPDISLVLRGAEDRTAESLRALRAAILAQDGRAVAGPDPAGRVVVAAMAPVQGPDWSVIVQQPVAEAFGPIHAAFWRLLGLLLAGTGFAAALAYWLAGRMTGPIRLLEEGAARIGAGQFGHRIEIARGDELGRLAARFNQMAREVALSQERSERISRLKRFLAPQVAELVDRAGDDGVLDGQRVEVVVVFGDLRGFTPFSARSEPGVIMGVLGEYHAAVGATVNRHGATLVSLAGDGVMILVNAPVACPEPALRAARMVIEMQATVQALTAAWRAGGHALGFGIGLAMGPATVGRIGSDSRLDYTAIGTVTNLASRLCASAQDGQILVDRAAAEAIGSGVPLVSLGTRRLKGFDEPVAIFAVAAGRDAKAEPAPDAA; encoded by the coding sequence ATGGCCCGCTTCCCGATCCCGCCGCGGGGCTCGCTGTTCCGGCAGTATTTCCTCGTCCTGTTCGCGGCCGTGGCCGTGCCGCTGCTCGCCGCCGGCGGCAGCCAGGCGTGGTTCGGCTATAGGGACCAGCGGGCGCGCCTGAACGACCTGCTCGGCGCCGAGGCCCGGACCGCGGCCGCGCGGATCGCGCACTTCATCGATGGGATCGAAAACCAGCTCGCCTGGATGGTGCAATTGCCCTGGACGGAGGCCGCCGACGAGCGGCGGCGCGTCGACGCCATGCGTCTCCTGCGCCACGCCCCCGCCGTGACGAGCTTCAGACTGATCGACGGCGCCGCGAAGGAGCGGCTCTCCGTGTCGCGGATCGGCCTCAACCGCGTCGAGAGCGGCGCCGACGCGTCGGCGGATCCAGCGGTCCTGGGGGCCCGGACCGGGCGGGCTTGGTTCGGCCCCGTCACCTATCACCGCAATTCCGAACCGTACATGACCGTGGCCGTGGCGGGGAATCGCCTCGCGGCGGGCGTCGCGGTCGCGGAGATCAATCTGAAGCTGATCCTGGACGTCGTCGCGGGAATCCGGATCGGCGAGACGGGACAAGCCATCGTGCTCGACCGGCCGGGCCGGCTCATCGCGCATCCCGACATCAGCCTCGTCCTGCGCGGCGCCGAGGATCGGACGGCCGAGAGCCTCCGGGCGCTGCGGGCGGCCATCCTCGCGCAGGACGGGCGCGCGGTCGCCGGGCCGGACCCGGCGGGGCGCGTGGTGGTGGCCGCCATGGCGCCGGTTCAGGGACCGGACTGGAGCGTGATCGTCCAGCAGCCGGTCGCCGAGGCGTTCGGGCCGATCCACGCCGCCTTCTGGCGCCTTCTCGGCCTGCTCCTGGCCGGCACCGGCTTCGCCGCCGCGCTCGCCTACTGGCTCGCCGGCCGCATGACCGGGCCGATCCGCCTCCTGGAGGAAGGCGCCGCCCGGATCGGGGCGGGCCAGTTCGGCCACCGCATCGAGATCGCGAGGGGGGACGAGCTGGGGCGGCTCGCGGCCCGCTTCAACCAGATGGCGCGCGAGGTCGCGCTCTCGCAGGAGCGCTCGGAGCGCATCAGCCGCCTCAAGCGCTTCCTCGCGCCGCAGGTCGCCGAGCTCGTGGACCGGGCCGGCGACGACGGCGTCCTCGACGGACAGCGCGTCGAGGTCGTCGTGGTCTTCGGGGACCTGCGCGGCTTCACCCCGTTCTCCGCGCGATCCGAGCCCGGCGTGATCATGGGCGTACTGGGCGAGTACCACGCGGCGGTTGGTGCGACCGTGAACCGGCACGGCGCGACGCTCGTGAGCCTCGCCGGCGACGGCGTCATGATCCTGGTGAACGCGCCCGTGGCCTGCCCCGAGCCGGCGCTGCGGGCCGCCCGCATGGTGATCGAGATGCAGGCGACGGTGCAGGCCCTGACCGCGGCCTGGCGGGCGGGCGGCCACGCGCTCGGCTTCGGGATCGGCCTGGCGATGGGACCCGCCACGGTCGGGCGGATCGGCTCCGACAGCCGGCTGGACTACACGGCCATCGGCACGGTGACGAACCTCGCCTCGCGCCTGTGCGCCTCGGCGCAGGATGGCCAGATCCTGGTCGACCGCGCGGCGGCCGAGGCGATCGGGAGCGGCGTCCCCCTCGTGTCGCTCGGGACGCGGCGCCTGAAGGGCTTCGACGAGCCGGTCGCCATCTTCGCCGTGGCGGCCGGACGGGACGCCAAGGCCGAGCCAGCGCCGGACGCGGCGTGA
- a CDS encoding HPP family protein, which produces MFDTVSPERQGGKSSGFRLFRPILAGATLRERLVACLGALAGITLTGLICGWFFGEGPHIPLIVAPMGASAVLLFAVPASPLAQPWPVIGGNTISAFVGVLAAHLIPDPVVAIGVGVSLAIAAMSVTRSLHPPGGAAALTALIGGPAVTSAGFLFPLFPVCVNSVILVALGIAFHKISGRNYPHVPVVAPANTHGTADLPAPLRVGFKPEDVDAALVALNETLDIDRADLDRLLRQVELHALVRTEGDLTCAEVMSRDVVTLHAGSSAERARELLLTHNIRTLPVVDEDGRLTGTVGLRELTLHRDAGIAQVMSEARTARPDEPIVALASSLSDGRTHAVVVVDEGQRVVGIITQTDLLATLTRLLSAKAFRLPEAVPA; this is translated from the coding sequence ATGTTCGACACCGTCAGTCCGGAACGACAGGGTGGCAAGTCATCCGGATTTCGGTTGTTCAGGCCGATTCTGGCGGGTGCGACCCTGCGGGAGCGCCTGGTCGCCTGCCTGGGGGCGCTCGCGGGCATCACGCTCACCGGCCTGATCTGCGGCTGGTTCTTCGGGGAAGGGCCGCACATCCCGCTCATTGTCGCGCCCATGGGCGCCTCGGCGGTGCTGCTGTTCGCCGTGCCGGCGAGCCCGCTCGCCCAGCCCTGGCCGGTCATCGGGGGCAACACGATCTCGGCCTTCGTCGGCGTGCTGGCCGCCCACCTCATTCCGGATCCCGTGGTGGCGATCGGCGTCGGCGTCTCGCTGGCGATCGCCGCGATGTCGGTGACCCGGTCCCTTCACCCACCCGGGGGTGCGGCCGCCCTGACGGCGCTGATCGGCGGCCCGGCCGTCACCTCGGCGGGCTTCCTGTTCCCGCTGTTCCCGGTCTGCGTGAACTCGGTGATCCTGGTCGCGCTCGGGATCGCGTTCCACAAGATCTCAGGCCGCAACTACCCGCACGTGCCGGTCGTGGCGCCGGCCAACACGCACGGGACGGCGGATCTGCCCGCGCCCCTGCGCGTCGGCTTCAAGCCGGAGGATGTGGACGCGGCCCTGGTCGCGCTCAACGAGACGCTGGACATCGACCGCGCCGACCTCGACCGCCTCCTCCGGCAGGTCGAGCTTCACGCGCTCGTGCGCACGGAGGGCGACCTCACCTGCGCCGAGGTCATGTCGCGCGACGTGGTGACCCTGCACGCGGGCAGCAGCGCCGAGCGAGCACGGGAGCTTCTCCTCACGCACAACATCCGGACGCTGCCGGTGGTCGACGAGGATGGACGGCTGACGGGCACGGTGGGGCTGCGCGAGCTGACGCTCCACCGCGACGCGGGTATCGCGCAGGTGATGTCCGAGGCCAGGACGGCCCGGCCGGACGAGCCGATCGTCGCGCTGGCCTCCTCGCTGTCCGATGGGCGCACCCATGCGGTGGTCGTCGTGGACGAGGGACAGCGCGTCGTGGGGATCATCACCCAGACCGACCTGCTCGCGACCTTGACGCGCCTGCTCTCGGCCAAGGCGTTCAGGCTTCCCGAAGCGGTCCCGGCCTAG
- the mddA gene encoding methanethiol S-methyltransferase, translated as MSHAARMIYALVCYAIFLVSFLYAVGFLGGGFVPKTVDDGPVVAPWLAVVVDVALLTVFALQHSVMARPRFKVWWTRIVPKPVERSTFVLLASLALLLLFWQWRPLPATAWSVSDPVAASVLKGLFWLGWFVVLASTFMISHLDLFGLKQAIQGWRPTAPGEAAFATPFLYRHVRHPIYLGFVVAFWATPTMTVGHLLFAAVATAYILVGIQLEERDLVAFFGDRYIRYRREAGMLLPRFRGAR; from the coding sequence ATGTCGCACGCTGCCCGCATGATCTACGCCCTGGTCTGCTACGCCATCTTCCTCGTGTCCTTCCTCTACGCGGTCGGGTTCCTCGGAGGGGGCTTCGTTCCGAAGACCGTCGACGATGGGCCGGTCGTCGCGCCGTGGCTCGCGGTGGTCGTGGACGTCGCCCTGCTCACCGTCTTCGCGCTCCAGCACAGCGTGATGGCACGCCCGCGCTTCAAGGTGTGGTGGACGCGCATCGTCCCGAAGCCCGTCGAGCGCAGCACCTTCGTCCTCCTGGCGAGCCTCGCCCTGCTCTTGCTGTTCTGGCAGTGGCGTCCGCTCCCGGCGACCGCATGGTCGGTCTCCGATCCGGTCGCGGCGTCCGTCCTCAAGGGACTCTTCTGGCTCGGCTGGTTCGTCGTCCTCGCCAGCACCTTCATGATCAGCCACCTCGACCTCTTCGGGCTCAAGCAGGCCATCCAGGGCTGGCGCCCGACCGCGCCGGGTGAGGCCGCGTTCGCGACGCCCTTCCTCTACAGGCACGTCCGGCACCCGATCTACCTCGGCTTCGTCGTCGCGTTCTGGGCGACGCCGACGATGACGGTCGGCCACCTGCTGTTCGCGGCGGTCGCGACCGCCTACATCCTCGTCGGCATCCAGCTGGAGGAGCGCGACCTCGTCGCCTTCTTCGGCGATCGCTACATTCGCTACCGGCGCGAGGCGGGCATGCTCCTGCCGCGCTTTCGCGGCGCGCGCTGA
- a CDS encoding ABC transporter substrate-binding protein — protein MRRRDLLIGPVGALLGGATARAVRAQAPALPVLGYLGAETPERVASRLEAFRTGLADAGFVEGRDVAIAYRWADGRYEQLPALAKELAGSGIAVLVAPGGAPVVLAARAATGTIPIVFEMGGDPVVLGVVDDLARPRGNLTGVSSLSVEVSNKRLELMKELFPTAAALAIAFNPTSPTAGSQLAGLRAAAGSLGLQLHMLEASREDGFEDLFTAPRRLGAAGLVFTSDPFFAYRSARLAMLANRHGLPAITQSRDFPMAGGLMSYGGDFTQTHRQAGAYAGRLLRGEKPRDLPVQLVTKLELFANVRAAARLGVTLPPSILSSADVVIE, from the coding sequence ATGAGACGACGCGACCTTCTCATCGGGCCGGTCGGCGCCCTGCTCGGCGGCGCGACGGCCCGCGCGGTGCGGGCGCAGGCGCCGGCGCTGCCGGTGCTCGGGTATCTCGGCGCCGAGACGCCCGAGCGCGTTGCCAGCCGGCTCGAGGCCTTTCGCACGGGGCTCGCCGACGCCGGGTTCGTCGAGGGCCGCGACGTCGCGATCGCCTACCGCTGGGCGGACGGGCGCTACGAGCAGCTGCCCGCGCTCGCCAAGGAGCTGGCGGGCAGCGGGATCGCGGTCCTGGTCGCCCCCGGGGGTGCGCCCGTGGTGCTCGCGGCGCGCGCGGCGACGGGGACGATCCCGATCGTCTTCGAGATGGGCGGCGATCCGGTCGTCCTCGGCGTGGTGGACGATCTCGCGCGGCCCCGCGGCAATCTCACGGGCGTGTCGAGCCTGAGTGTCGAGGTCTCGAACAAGCGGCTCGAGCTCATGAAGGAGCTGTTTCCGACGGCCGCCGCCCTCGCCATCGCATTCAACCCGACCAGTCCCACGGCCGGCTCGCAGCTGGCCGGCCTGCGGGCTGCGGCCGGCAGCCTCGGCCTGCAGCTCCATATGCTGGAGGCCAGCCGCGAGGACGGGTTCGAGGACCTGTTTACGGCGCCGCGCCGGCTCGGGGCGGCCGGTCTCGTCTTCACCTCCGACCCCTTCTTCGCCTATCGCAGCGCGCGCCTGGCGATGCTCGCCAACCGCCACGGCCTTCCCGCGATCACCCAGTCCCGCGACTTCCCCATGGCCGGCGGGCTGATGAGCTACGGGGGCGACTTCACGCAAACGCACCGCCAGGCCGGCGCCTATGCGGGGCGCCTGCTCCGAGGCGAGAAGCCCCGTGACCTGCCGGTGCAGCTCGTCACGAAGCTTGAGCTGTTCGCCAACGTGAGGGCGGCCGCGCGCCTCGGCGTGACCTTGCCGCCCTCGATCCTGAGCAGCGCCGACGTGGTGATCGAGTAG
- a CDS encoding DUF1127 domain-containing protein: MAGAFSVFRRWLDCSRTRRELALFNDRDLADLGLVRSDLI; encoded by the coding sequence GTGGCTGGAGCGTTCTCAGTCTTCAGGCGATGGCTCGATTGCAGTCGCACGCGGCGCGAACTCGCCCTGTTCAACGACCGCGACCTCGCGGATCTCGGCCTCGTCCGATCCGATCTGATCTGA